The proteins below are encoded in one region of Shewanella algae:
- the deoD gene encoding purine-nucleoside phosphorylase, with the protein MATPHINAVDGAFAETVLFPGDPLRAKYIAETFLENVEQVTDVRNMLGFTGTYKGKRISVMGSGMGIPSCSIYATELIKDYGVKNLIRVGTCGAISTDVKVRDVIIGMGACTDSQVNRLRFKGQDFAAIANYELMSAVVDSAKTHGTKIRVGNVFSADLFYTPDPEMFDVMEKMGVLGVEMEAAGLYGVAHEFGARALCVVTVSDHIRTGEKTSSDERQTTFNDMIVMTLDAAITL; encoded by the coding sequence ATGGCAACACCACATATCAATGCAGTTGACGGCGCATTCGCTGAAACCGTACTTTTCCCTGGCGATCCATTGCGGGCCAAGTACATTGCCGAAACCTTCCTGGAAAACGTAGAACAGGTTACCGACGTACGTAACATGCTCGGTTTCACAGGTACCTACAAAGGCAAGCGTATCTCTGTGATGGGTTCAGGCATGGGTATCCCTTCCTGCTCCATTTATGCCACTGAGCTTATCAAGGACTATGGTGTCAAGAACCTGATCCGCGTAGGCACCTGTGGTGCAATCAGTACAGACGTTAAAGTGCGCGATGTGATCATCGGCATGGGCGCCTGCACCGATTCTCAGGTGAACCGTCTGCGTTTCAAAGGTCAGGACTTTGCTGCCATCGCCAACTATGAGCTGATGAGCGCCGTAGTCGACTCAGCCAAGACTCACGGTACCAAAATTCGTGTAGGTAACGTGTTCTCTGCCGATCTCTTCTACACTCCGGATCCTGAAATGTTCGACGTGATGGAAAAGATGGGAGTATTGGGTGTGGAAATGGAAGCTGCCGGTCTCTACGGTGTTGCCCATGAATTCGGTGCCCGCGCTCTTTGCGTGGTAACTGTTTCCGACCATATCCGTACCGGTGAGAAGACCAGCTCTGATGAGCGTCAAACCACTTTCAACGATATGATCGTCATGACGCTGGATGCAGCGATTACCCTGTAA
- a CDS encoding YtjB family periplasmic protein — protein MLFKGLKKSQKISRLLQIAIAVTLLVGLVQLWQTSLLQGQRLLKTQTQKMARLLVQQTAYGAAPALQLQNDEQLQWLASALVEDPKVMAATIYSENGQRLSFAQDVSPELLEPDSPELDDLLAPYPPYVEPVIQQGKNLGFVEVRLDPKLFFNEIKEAHELNMEQQQLMLIVAGFIGLLLSRALSFKRADFDRRRTRVKRRRKKLKQQGKATAKEAADTEPTVTESQDSAPDTGESQTELDAEFNTNTPLKQAEKPAKAMARKAARPKHSEVNTEPGIDNKTGEKVQTETGAETSALPIDPSNQRDQSNQSEAKQANDSLIPDPVDADDPRGKRPWPGVVPKREPQTAEANKKNE, from the coding sequence TTGTTGTTCAAGGGCCTTAAAAAAAGCCAGAAGATCAGCAGACTGCTGCAGATCGCCATAGCCGTCACTCTGCTGGTCGGCCTGGTCCAGCTGTGGCAGACAAGCCTACTACAAGGGCAGCGGCTTCTGAAGACCCAAACCCAAAAGATGGCCAGATTATTGGTGCAACAAACAGCCTATGGTGCCGCACCGGCGTTGCAACTGCAAAATGATGAGCAGTTGCAGTGGCTGGCCAGCGCCCTGGTGGAAGATCCCAAGGTGATGGCGGCGACTATCTACAGCGAGAATGGCCAGCGGCTATCCTTTGCCCAGGATGTCAGCCCAGAGTTACTGGAGCCGGACTCCCCGGAGCTGGATGATCTGCTGGCGCCCTATCCCCCTTATGTCGAGCCGGTGATCCAGCAAGGTAAAAACCTGGGCTTCGTCGAAGTCAGGCTGGATCCCAAGCTGTTTTTCAATGAGATCAAAGAAGCCCACGAGCTGAATATGGAGCAGCAGCAACTGATGCTGATAGTCGCGGGCTTTATCGGCCTGTTGCTGTCGCGGGCCTTGTCGTTCAAACGCGCCGACTTTGACCGCCGCCGCACCCGGGTCAAGCGCAGGCGTAAAAAGCTTAAACAGCAGGGAAAAGCAACCGCCAAGGAAGCCGCGGATACTGAACCTACTGTCACCGAAAGCCAAGATTCAGCCCCGGATACCGGCGAATCCCAGACCGAGCTTGACGCTGAATTCAACACCAATACGCCTCTCAAACAGGCAGAAAAGCCCGCCAAAGCCATGGCCAGAAAGGCTGCCAGGCCAAAGCACTCGGAGGTAAACACTGAGCCTGGGATTGACAATAAAACAGGGGAAAAGGTCCAAACAGAAACAGGCGCTGAAACTTCAGCGCTCCCAATTGACCCAAGTAACCAAAGAGACCAAAGTAACCAAAGCGAAGCCAAGCAAGCCAACGATAGCCTGATCCCGGATCCTGTCGATGCGGACGATCCCCGCGGTAAACGTCCCTGGCCGGGAGTTGTCCCCAAACGGGAGCCACAAACTGCAGAAGCAAACAAAAAGAACGAGTAG
- the serB gene encoding phosphoserine phosphatase SerB yields the protein MESVLPFPLLASQRQDGVYVLSLQQHTWPAFKEGHHAQGERLRLIFSEKAAAAVADLLPELAPRAVAILQREQSLYGLELLLEAGICQSMQNRLESICELDYLSIAATTSLPQLSTPGLLVMDMDSTAITIECIDELAAAAGVGAEVAQVTERAMQGELDFEQSLRQRVAKLKGANQSIIDDLCARLPLSPGLESMIAELKSYGWRTVVASGGFTPFVGHLQQLLGLDAAFANELVISDGKLLGEVSGQVVDAAFKADVVKKCAEQWQIAAGQRLAIGDGANDIPMVQAADFGIAYHAKPKLAAAAAARINKLGLQVLPFLLQGR from the coding sequence ATGGAGTCAGTCTTACCTTTTCCCCTGTTGGCCAGTCAACGTCAGGATGGTGTCTATGTCTTGAGTCTGCAGCAGCATACTTGGCCGGCATTCAAGGAAGGGCACCATGCTCAGGGTGAGCGATTACGGCTGATCTTCAGTGAAAAAGCCGCTGCTGCTGTTGCCGATTTGCTTCCCGAGTTGGCACCGAGGGCGGTGGCGATTTTGCAGCGCGAGCAATCCTTGTATGGGCTCGAGTTGCTGCTCGAGGCGGGTATCTGTCAATCCATGCAGAATCGTCTTGAGTCAATTTGCGAGCTGGACTACCTGTCCATTGCGGCGACAACGAGTTTACCGCAGCTTTCGACTCCAGGCCTGTTGGTGATGGATATGGACTCGACCGCCATTACCATTGAGTGTATCGATGAATTGGCGGCCGCTGCCGGCGTGGGCGCCGAGGTGGCACAAGTGACCGAGCGGGCGATGCAGGGGGAGCTGGACTTCGAACAGAGCCTGCGCCAGAGGGTGGCCAAGCTCAAGGGCGCGAATCAAAGTATTATTGATGACCTCTGTGCCCGCTTGCCCTTGAGCCCCGGGCTTGAGAGCATGATAGCCGAGCTCAAGTCCTATGGCTGGCGCACTGTGGTGGCCTCAGGTGGTTTTACCCCCTTTGTTGGCCATCTGCAGCAGTTGCTTGGGTTGGATGCCGCTTTTGCCAATGAACTGGTAATAAGCGATGGCAAGTTGCTCGGCGAGGTTAGCGGCCAGGTAGTGGATGCCGCCTTCAAGGCTGATGTGGTGAAAAAATGCGCCGAGCAGTGGCAGATAGCTGCCGGGCAAAGGCTGGCCATAGGCGATGGCGCCAACGATATCCCCATGGTGCAGGCGGCCGATTTTGGTATTGCCTATCATGCCAAACCTAAGCTGGCTGCGGCGGCTGCGGCCAGGATCAATAAGCTGGGCCTGCAGGTATTACCTTTCTTGCTGCAAGGGCGCTGA
- a CDS encoding alpha/beta fold hydrolase, producing the protein METVQQSIFLPYRDGELHLRKISPAAGFRHQIPILMLHGAMSNGRVFYSSRGRGLAPFLAQAGFTVYVMDSAGRGLSTPKLARGFELGQGEVIREQLPQVQQYLLEAESLDKLHWCAHSWGGVLMASALARFPELQASVASLLTFGSKRTIRVRSLKKWLMVDLVWNRLAPGIAAGHGYLAADKWRMGMDNESRASLQQSIDWVRGDWIDHDDGFDYGRAAAKATWPKSWFIAGQNDTVLGNPEDVLDMMAECGLQNSCFTLLSRENGNRHDYGHADMLTHVDAPNDHFNKVLAWYQGFELFSVSD; encoded by the coding sequence ATGGAAACTGTACAGCAATCAATCTTTCTGCCTTATCGAGATGGCGAACTGCATCTTCGGAAAATTTCTCCCGCCGCCGGTTTTCGGCATCAGATCCCGATTTTGATGTTGCATGGCGCCATGTCCAACGGCCGGGTGTTTTACAGCAGCAGAGGTCGAGGTCTGGCACCGTTTCTGGCCCAGGCGGGCTTTACCGTCTATGTAATGGACAGTGCAGGTCGCGGTCTCAGCACGCCTAAGTTGGCGCGAGGGTTTGAGCTTGGACAAGGCGAGGTCATCCGTGAACAACTGCCCCAGGTGCAACAGTATCTGCTTGAGGCCGAATCCCTGGACAAACTGCATTGGTGTGCCCATTCCTGGGGCGGGGTGCTGATGGCCAGCGCCTTGGCCCGATTTCCTGAACTGCAAGCCTCGGTGGCATCACTGCTTACCTTTGGCAGCAAGCGCACCATCAGAGTCAGGTCATTGAAAAAGTGGCTGATGGTGGATCTCGTTTGGAACCGCCTGGCTCCCGGCATTGCCGCCGGTCACGGCTATCTCGCGGCCGACAAGTGGCGCATGGGCATGGATAACGAGAGCCGGGCTTCGCTACAGCAGAGCATAGATTGGGTACGCGGTGATTGGATAGATCATGACGATGGTTTCGACTATGGCCGGGCTGCCGCCAAAGCCACTTGGCCCAAGAGTTGGTTTATCGCCGGACAGAATGACACTGTGCTCGGCAACCCGGAAGATGTGCTGGATATGATGGCCGAATGCGGCTTGCAAAATAGCTGCTTTACCTTACTGTCACGGGAAAACGGCAATCGCCACGACTATGGTCATGCGGATATGCTGACCCATGTGGATGCACCAAACGATCATTTCAACAAGGTGCTCGCCTGGTATCAGGGTTTTGAGCTTTTCAGCGTCAGTGACTGA
- a CDS encoding PilZ domain-containing protein, translating into MSPDHHSALIEQLKPLMMEPDFSEIFLQLTAEESNSTRFLLKMEIQRLASPCLRIIDLRDKSELPCQEYRFADQRHFLDDPAKEAFDAALALYRNQYTMGVYEQVMEAHRQRRQKLQQTPRNQEGQGNPYLVPGIVLGRYFNRSEERMNYSIKIAVSQPGREEVRGNTADLSVGGARVRLPARHNFDLNRPLRVKLLDLSDEYYYRDLQLGVDYQIVDAQTEQDTCWMRLKRIGGSEQLAEMLASLIRGYKFRYKVDVNDVLVTATGMGFERHYLAHLPHLPLFIEQDSQGKPAIGALLLSRDNQALLHDFLDEADINQLPGLLSKQRLTAMLAEPDNADHRLLFSFTYNARGQLYFYSASLSELKKSRLQPLFLGFGATKGSWKVIQVSLDAIDHQGSYKASMLPGDDSNYSALTEQQLSKYSHILQLMDVTDEQAAEEYRRWPFKMDANELKRFGQAKITSNSIRLVSMYFSERRQEARFSFKTLVNISQGKQQYTGITHDISSRGLQLNLDENATLNPKEPLLLSFPKLQELAPKAKLQALPYRLVRSRKNGVTLHLAAVMGHTPHPGVEFLHRLIEQNREKLQQLTEDNSEVKELAEAMKNLLMRKLHSVPFLVEKTVKSFRLSALGVGVEPDAVSDLFANSSAEQLQFNLEPLLQDGRLKRDFIGPIRAMKPQMTMDSFEVFVQLVRQSSGQLRLRCTARHELAERQAQVDFIRQAQSLGSFMALKVYRGAAGKPDLGYIRRELEYIGVHAKHKAKKLEEMLWRVVGVGEFLEITSEVLLRYPELNPEAQSLTLKSSKP; encoded by the coding sequence ATGAGCCCAGATCACCACAGCGCCCTGATTGAACAACTCAAGCCCCTGATGATGGAGCCGGACTTCAGTGAGATCTTCTTGCAGCTCACCGCCGAAGAGTCCAACTCGACCCGCTTTCTGTTAAAGATGGAAATCCAGCGCCTGGCTTCCCCCTGCCTGAGGATCATTGACCTCAGAGACAAGTCGGAACTGCCCTGCCAGGAGTATCGCTTCGCCGACCAACGCCACTTCCTCGATGACCCGGCCAAAGAGGCCTTTGATGCCGCACTGGCACTGTACCGCAACCAGTACACCATGGGAGTGTACGAGCAGGTGATGGAGGCTCATCGCCAGCGTCGCCAAAAGCTGCAGCAAACGCCCCGCAATCAGGAAGGACAGGGGAATCCCTATCTGGTACCCGGGATTGTGCTGGGGCGCTACTTCAACCGCAGTGAAGAGCGGATGAACTACAGCATCAAGATAGCGGTCTCCCAACCCGGCAGAGAGGAGGTGCGCGGCAATACCGCGGATCTCTCCGTCGGTGGCGCCAGAGTGCGCCTGCCCGCCAGACACAACTTCGATCTCAACCGGCCGCTGCGGGTCAAGCTGCTGGATCTCAGCGATGAATACTATTACCGGGATCTGCAACTCGGGGTCGACTACCAGATAGTCGATGCCCAGACAGAGCAGGACACCTGCTGGATGCGGCTCAAGCGCATCGGCGGCAGCGAACAGTTGGCCGAAATGCTCGCCAGCCTCATTCGCGGCTATAAGTTCCGCTATAAGGTGGATGTCAACGATGTGCTGGTAACCGCCACGGGGATGGGGTTCGAGCGCCATTACCTGGCTCATCTGCCGCACCTGCCGCTGTTTATCGAACAGGACAGCCAAGGCAAGCCTGCTATTGGTGCTCTGCTGCTTAGCCGGGACAATCAGGCACTGCTGCACGATTTCCTCGATGAAGCCGATATCAACCAATTGCCGGGACTGCTGAGCAAGCAGAGACTGACGGCCATGCTCGCCGAGCCGGACAACGCCGACCACAGATTACTGTTCAGCTTTACCTATAATGCCCGTGGTCAACTCTACTTCTACTCTGCCAGCCTCAGCGAACTGAAAAAAAGCCGCCTGCAACCTCTGTTTCTCGGCTTTGGTGCCACCAAGGGCAGTTGGAAGGTTATCCAGGTGAGCCTGGATGCCATAGACCACCAGGGTTCCTACAAGGCCTCCATGCTCCCGGGCGATGACAGCAACTACTCGGCACTGACTGAACAGCAGCTGAGTAAATACAGCCACATATTACAGTTGATGGATGTGACCGACGAACAGGCCGCCGAAGAGTATCGTCGCTGGCCATTCAAGATGGACGCCAATGAGCTCAAGCGTTTCGGCCAAGCCAAAATCACCAGCAACAGTATCCGATTGGTGTCCATGTATTTCAGCGAGCGGCGCCAGGAAGCCAGATTCTCCTTCAAGACCCTGGTCAACATCAGTCAGGGTAAACAGCAATACACAGGGATCACCCATGATATTTCCAGTCGTGGCCTGCAGCTGAACCTGGATGAGAACGCGACTCTCAACCCCAAGGAGCCGCTGCTGCTGAGCTTTCCCAAACTGCAGGAGCTGGCGCCCAAGGCAAAACTTCAGGCGCTGCCCTATCGATTGGTGCGCAGCCGTAAAAACGGTGTCACCCTGCATCTGGCGGCAGTTATGGGCCACACGCCTCATCCGGGCGTGGAGTTTTTACATCGCCTGATAGAGCAAAACCGCGAGAAATTGCAGCAACTGACAGAGGATAACTCTGAGGTCAAAGAACTGGCCGAAGCGATGAAAAACCTCTTGATGCGCAAACTGCATTCAGTGCCTTTCCTTGTGGAAAAAACCGTCAAGTCTTTCCGCTTGTCGGCGCTGGGGGTCGGCGTAGAGCCGGATGCCGTCAGCGACTTGTTCGCCAACAGCAGCGCTGAGCAGTTGCAGTTCAATCTCGAACCTTTACTGCAAGACGGCCGGCTGAAGCGCGACTTTATCGGCCCGATACGGGCGATGAAGCCGCAGATGACCATGGACAGCTTCGAAGTCTTTGTGCAGTTGGTGCGCCAATCCAGCGGCCAGTTGCGGCTACGTTGCACTGCCCGCCATGAACTGGCGGAGCGTCAGGCTCAAGTGGATTTTATCCGTCAGGCGCAGTCGCTCGGCAGCTTTATGGCCTTGAAAGTCTATCGCGGCGCCGCCGGTAAACCGGATCTGGGCTATATCCGCCGCGAGCTGGAATATATAGGTGTCCATGCCAAGCACAAGGCCAAGAAGCTCGAAGAGATGCTGTGGCGGGTAGTGGGCGTTGGCGAGTTTTTGGAGATCACCAGCGAGGTCTTGCTGCGCTACCCGGAATTAAATCCAGAAGCTCAGTCACTGACGCTGAAAAGCTCAAAACCCTGA
- the radA gene encoding DNA repair protein RadA produces MAKNKTAYVCNECGQDFPRWQGQCSACHEWNTITEVRLGAATPSRGGQFSGYAGASASEIQTLDQIDLNEVPRIPSSFIEFDRVLGGGIVAGSAILIGGHPGAGKSTLLLQTLCQLAETMPALYVTGEESLQQVAMRAHRLGLPTGRLKMLSETSVETICTVALREKPKVIVIDSIQVMHISDVQSSPGSVAQVRESAAFLTRFAKQNGIAIIMVGHVTKDGSLAGPKVLEHCIDCSVMFEGDSDSRYRTLRSHKNRFGAINELGVFAMTERGLKEVANPSAIFLSRADEAASGSLVMVVWEGTRPLLVELQVLVDSSALSHPRRVAVGMDANRLAMLLAVMHRHGGLQMSDQDVFVNVVGGVKVTETSADLTLLLAMVSSFRGDILPRDLVVFGEVGLSGEIRPVPNGQERLVEAAKHGFTRAIVPKANMPKKPPQGMQVIGVSKLSEALGAL; encoded by the coding sequence ATGGCGAAGAATAAAACAGCATACGTGTGCAACGAATGTGGCCAGGACTTTCCCCGCTGGCAGGGGCAGTGCAGTGCCTGTCATGAATGGAATACCATTACTGAAGTCAGACTGGGGGCGGCCACGCCATCCCGGGGCGGTCAGTTCAGCGGTTATGCCGGTGCCAGTGCCAGTGAGATCCAGACGCTGGATCAGATAGATCTCAACGAAGTGCCAAGGATCCCCAGCAGCTTTATCGAATTTGACCGAGTGCTCGGTGGCGGCATAGTCGCCGGCAGTGCCATCCTGATTGGCGGGCATCCGGGCGCAGGCAAGAGTACCTTGCTGCTGCAGACTTTGTGTCAGTTGGCCGAGACCATGCCGGCTCTCTATGTGACCGGCGAGGAATCTTTGCAGCAAGTGGCGATGCGTGCCCATCGTTTGGGCCTGCCCACAGGACGCTTGAAGATGTTGTCCGAAACCAGTGTCGAGACCATCTGCACTGTGGCACTGCGGGAGAAGCCCAAGGTCATAGTAATAGACTCGATTCAGGTGATGCATATCAGCGATGTGCAGTCTTCCCCCGGCAGTGTGGCCCAGGTTCGTGAGTCGGCCGCCTTTCTGACCCGTTTTGCCAAGCAAAACGGTATCGCCATCATCATGGTCGGCCATGTTACCAAAGACGGCTCTCTGGCCGGCCCCAAGGTGTTGGAGCACTGCATAGATTGCTCTGTGATGTTTGAAGGGGACAGCGATAGCCGCTACCGCACCCTGCGCTCGCACAAGAACCGCTTTGGCGCCATCAATGAACTGGGGGTGTTCGCCATGACGGAGCGGGGGCTCAAGGAAGTGGCCAATCCGTCGGCGATATTCCTGTCACGCGCCGATGAAGCCGCCTCCGGCTCGTTGGTGATGGTGGTTTGGGAAGGTACCCGGCCGCTGCTGGTGGAACTGCAGGTGTTGGTAGACAGCTCGGCACTGTCGCATCCGCGGCGGGTCGCCGTGGGAATGGATGCCAACCGTTTGGCTATGTTGCTGGCGGTAATGCATCGTCATGGCGGCTTACAGATGTCGGATCAGGACGTGTTTGTCAACGTGGTCGGCGGTGTCAAGGTGACAGAAACCAGCGCCGATTTGACTCTGCTGCTGGCCATGGTTTCCAGTTTCCGCGGTGATATTCTGCCCAGGGATCTGGTGGTGTTCGGCGAAGTGGGCCTTTCCGGCGAGATACGTCCCGTGCCCAATGGCCAGGAGCGTTTGGTGGAGGCTGCCAAGCACGGTTTTACTCGGGCAATAGTGCCCAAGGCCAATATGCCGAAAAAACCGCCTCAGGGGATGCAGGTGATAGGGGTAAGCAAACTCAGCGAGGCGCTCGGGGCTTTATGA
- a CDS encoding PilZ domain-containing protein codes for MDEKRKFSRILFTIDAQLSCGDKIWGTHLLDLCLNGAMVEEPADFAPEGVLELSFRLPQSEVQLCMEAEVVHRRNGLLGLKCALIDVESISHLRRLLELNLGDASLLHRELEQFIAEHEQSR; via the coding sequence ATGGACGAAAAGCGCAAGTTTTCACGGATCCTGTTTACCATAGATGCCCAGTTGAGCTGCGGTGACAAGATATGGGGCACCCACTTGCTGGATCTCTGTCTCAACGGCGCCATGGTAGAAGAACCTGCCGATTTCGCTCCCGAAGGCGTGCTGGAGCTGAGTTTTCGCCTGCCTCAGTCCGAGGTGCAACTCTGTATGGAGGCCGAAGTTGTGCATCGCCGCAACGGCCTTCTGGGTCTCAAGTGTGCCCTCATCGATGTCGAGAGCATCAGTCACTTAAGAAGGCTGCTGGAGTTGAATCTTGGCGATGCCTCACTGCTGCACCGGGAGTTGGAGCAGTTTATCGCCGAACATGAACAGAGCCGCTGA